Proteins encoded by one window of Ralstonia sp. RRA:
- a CDS encoding SLC13 family permease, protein MAQAMPASHPASAAQHHPPFWHHLKQDVFFWLLLLVCGALSIVSPQRVAGYPSLVDWHTIAALAGLLILTKAVESSGMLQLLGMRLVDAVSSERVLALSLVGASAALSTLLTNDVALFVIVPLTVGLRQVAKLPVTRLVIFEALAVNAGSALTPIGNPQNLFLWHQSGLSFGAFVWQMAPMVALLTVLLLVATWLAFPSHEIHLHAETGDVEVHKRLLLPALALYVPFLVLTDLGYPLAALAGLVVLYLIGARYVLARVDWGLLLVFVLMFIDLRLVAQLGVVRQALDALALANPMHLYWAGIGVSQVISNVPAAILLAEYSHDWPLIAFAVSVGGFGTLVGSLANLIALRMAGDRRAWLAFHAYSIPFLVVAAGTVYAWLTWLR, encoded by the coding sequence ATGGCACAAGCCATGCCGGCGTCCCATCCGGCCTCTGCCGCGCAACACCATCCGCCGTTCTGGCACCACCTCAAGCAAGACGTCTTCTTCTGGCTGCTGCTGCTCGTCTGCGGCGCGTTGTCGATCGTGTCGCCGCAGCGTGTGGCCGGCTATCCATCGTTGGTTGACTGGCACACGATCGCTGCGCTGGCCGGCTTGCTGATTCTGACCAAGGCGGTTGAGTCCAGCGGCATGCTGCAATTGCTGGGCATGCGTCTGGTTGATGCCGTCAGCAGCGAACGCGTGCTCGCGCTCAGCCTGGTGGGCGCGTCGGCGGCGTTGTCGACATTGCTGACCAACGATGTCGCCTTGTTCGTGATCGTGCCGTTGACCGTCGGCTTACGGCAGGTGGCGAAGCTGCCGGTCACGCGGTTGGTCATTTTTGAGGCGCTGGCTGTCAATGCAGGCTCGGCGCTCACACCGATCGGCAATCCGCAAAACCTCTTCCTATGGCACCAGTCAGGGTTGTCCTTCGGGGCGTTTGTCTGGCAGATGGCGCCGATGGTCGCCTTGCTGACGGTGCTGCTGCTGGTGGCCACGTGGCTGGCGTTTCCATCGCACGAAATCCATCTGCATGCCGAAACGGGTGATGTGGAAGTGCACAAGCGCCTGCTGCTGCCAGCGCTGGCGCTGTACGTGCCGTTTCTGGTGCTGACTGACCTGGGGTATCCGCTTGCAGCGCTGGCGGGCCTGGTCGTGCTCTACCTGATTGGCGCGCGTTACGTGCTGGCGCGGGTGGACTGGGGCCTGCTGCTGGTGTTCGTGTTGATGTTCATCGACCTGCGCCTGGTGGCACAGCTTGGCGTGGTACGGCAGGCGCTGGATGCATTGGCGTTGGCCAATCCGATGCATCTGTACTGGGCCGGCATTGGCGTGTCGCAGGTCATCAGCAACGTGCCGGCTGCGATCCTGCTAGCTGAGTATTCGCACGATTGGCCGTTGATTGCCTTTGCGGTGAGCGTGGGCGGGTTTGGCACGCTCGTCGGCTCGCTGGCCAACCTGATTGCGCTGCGGATGGCGGGAGACCGGCGAGCTTGGCTGGCATTTCACGCCTACTCGATCCCGTTCCTGGTGGTTGCGGCGGGGACCGTGTACGCGTGGCTGACTTGGTTACGCTAG
- a CDS encoding aldo/keto reductase: MHALKTQGVSIPRLGLGTFRVPNEDCQPVVESALALGYRHIDTAAMYANEAAVGAAIAASGLPRDEIFVTTKVWHDQLAPQAVPQALEQSLAKLKLDYADLYLVHWPAPGMDMAATMDAMVALRESGRVRAIGVCNFNLPMLKTAIDTIGAPLACVQVEYHPFLDQSALLAYLGDRGIPLTAYAPLAQGRVAEDATLQAIGRKHGASAAQVAIAWLMDQPNVIAIPKAQRRESQQANLDALNLRLDDADRAAIAALPKTLRYVQPTFAPDWDAVPA, translated from the coding sequence CTGCACGCATTGAAGACGCAAGGTGTTTCCATCCCCCGGCTGGGGCTCGGCACATTCCGCGTGCCCAATGAAGATTGCCAGCCCGTGGTCGAAAGCGCGCTGGCGCTTGGCTACCGGCACATCGACACCGCCGCGATGTATGCCAACGAGGCCGCCGTGGGTGCAGCCATCGCTGCCTCGGGTCTGCCACGCGACGAGATCTTCGTCACCACCAAGGTGTGGCATGACCAGCTCGCGCCGCAGGCTGTCCCGCAGGCGCTCGAACAGAGCCTCGCCAAGCTAAAGCTGGATTACGCCGATCTGTATCTCGTCCATTGGCCGGCACCGGGCATGGATATGGCGGCCACCATGGACGCCATGGTGGCGTTGCGCGAAAGCGGCCGCGTGCGGGCCATTGGCGTGTGCAATTTCAATCTGCCGATGCTCAAGACCGCCATCGATACCATCGGTGCGCCGCTTGCCTGCGTACAGGTGGAATACCACCCGTTTCTGGATCAGTCGGCGCTGCTGGCTTATCTGGGCGACAGGGGAATTCCGCTCACTGCTTACGCTCCGCTGGCACAAGGGCGCGTGGCGGAGGATGCCACGTTGCAGGCCATCGGCCGCAAGCATGGCGCATCGGCAGCCCAGGTGGCCATTGCATGGCTGATGGATCAGCCCAACGTGATCGCCATTCCCAAGGCCCAGCGCCGCGAGAGCCAGCAAGCCAACCTCGACGCACTGAACCTGCGCCTGGACGATGCGGACCGCGCCGCCATTGCGGCCCTGCCCAAGACACTGCGTTACGTGCAGCCGACCTTCGCGCCGGATTGGGATGCCGTACCGGCCTGA
- a CDS encoding error-prone DNA polymerase — MATSALPSIGLPDYAELHCISNFTFLTGASHPKELVERAKQYGYQALALTDECSVAGTARALVAAKEQDFKLIIGSRFAVRNAQGEPWLRLVLLAQNIEGYGNLSEVITHARLAAPKGEYRLLADDLAAPKGELAHLRGVPDCLAILLPDYDADPQQLRMQALWCQRVFGDRLSIALELPLRHADDRHRGTVAAVSEQIDVPMVATGGVQMHTRQRKPLHDVLTAIRLSKPIAECGLELSPSAEQAMRTRMQLAFLYQGERGKRALHRSVELAGLCQFSLDEIEYEYPSEVVPEGMTPAEYLLAEVYAGAKRRYPQGTPEKVLKQISMELDLISDLGYEPFFLTVYDVVKFARSKDILCQGRGSAANSAVCYCLGITEVDPDSGNALFARFLSRARSEPPDIDVDFEHQRREEVIQYIYEKYGVTRTALAAALITYRTRSALRDVGRALGIDLGIIEQVAKGQAWWDSRKEFAERAGQQGLDPASPLVQRWAELVGELRGFPRHLSQHVGGFVIAQHKLSRLVPIENAAMENRRVIQWDKDDLESLRLLKVDVLALGMLTAIRRTLDMVDALPGRRAYYKAADKLAMQDLPEGDEETYDMICRAETIGVFQIESRAQQSMLPRLRPRKYYDLVIQVAIVRPGPIQGGMVHPYLQRREAMRNGNTDCVTYPGKEVEGVLKRTLGVPIFQEQVMQIAIDAADFTPDEADRLRRDMAAWKRKGNLVQHQVRLKQVMVEERNYDPAFVDALCSQMEGFAEYGFPESHAAGFAKLAYISSYLKCHEPAAFFAALLNSQPMGFYSPSQLVQEARRSRVRVLPVDVTASVWDSTLHERPGAASEERAQPDIRLGFSRIRGMRQPAAERIEAARAQAPFSSVDDLAYRAELDRHDLNVLAAANALKPLAGHRRQALWQTLALQEPGHDHALLRQARPVEASLVLPAPPIGEEVVADYSSLGLSLQRHPISLLRPRLDDMRFVTAATLAGYRNGQLARACGIVTVRQRPGTAKGTIFVSIEDETGTINVVLWPRLIERQRREVLNAQLLGVYGKWQCERETRHLVAQHLVDLTPLLGRLATFSRDFH; from the coding sequence ATGGCGACAAGCGCATTGCCCTCCATCGGCCTGCCTGACTATGCCGAGCTGCATTGCATCAGCAACTTCACGTTCCTGACCGGCGCATCGCATCCAAAAGAACTGGTGGAGCGCGCCAAGCAATACGGCTATCAGGCCTTGGCGTTGACCGACGAATGCTCCGTGGCTGGCACCGCGCGTGCGCTTGTGGCGGCCAAGGAGCAGGACTTCAAACTCATCATCGGCAGCCGCTTTGCCGTGCGCAATGCACAGGGCGAGCCCTGGCTGCGCTTGGTGCTGCTGGCACAGAACATCGAGGGCTACGGCAACCTGAGCGAGGTCATCACGCACGCGCGGCTGGCAGCGCCCAAAGGGGAATACCGCCTGCTGGCCGATGACCTGGCTGCGCCCAAGGGGGAGCTGGCCCACCTGCGCGGCGTGCCTGACTGCCTGGCAATTCTGCTGCCCGACTATGACGCCGATCCGCAACAACTACGCATGCAGGCGTTGTGGTGCCAGCGCGTGTTCGGCGATCGGCTATCGATTGCGCTGGAGTTGCCACTGCGTCATGCGGATGACCGCCATCGCGGCACGGTGGCTGCGGTCTCCGAGCAGATCGACGTACCGATGGTTGCCACCGGTGGTGTGCAGATGCACACGCGGCAGCGCAAGCCATTGCACGATGTGCTGACGGCCATTCGCCTGTCCAAGCCGATTGCCGAGTGTGGATTGGAGCTGTCACCCAGCGCCGAGCAGGCCATGCGCACGCGCATGCAGCTTGCGTTTCTCTACCAGGGCGAGCGTGGCAAGCGTGCCCTGCATCGCAGTGTGGAGCTGGCCGGCTTGTGCCAGTTCTCGCTCGATGAAATCGAATATGAATACCCGAGCGAGGTCGTGCCAGAGGGCATGACACCTGCTGAGTACCTGCTCGCCGAGGTCTACGCCGGTGCCAAGCGGCGCTACCCACAAGGCACGCCCGAGAAGGTGCTTAAGCAGATCAGCATGGAGCTCGATCTGATTTCCGATCTGGGCTACGAGCCGTTCTTCCTGACCGTCTACGACGTGGTGAAGTTTGCTCGCAGTAAGGACATTCTCTGCCAGGGGCGTGGCTCAGCGGCCAACTCTGCGGTGTGCTACTGCCTGGGGATCACCGAGGTAGACCCGGACAGCGGCAATGCATTGTTCGCGCGTTTTCTTTCACGCGCACGCAGCGAGCCACCCGACATCGATGTCGACTTCGAGCACCAGCGCCGCGAAGAGGTCATCCAGTACATCTACGAGAAATACGGCGTGACACGCACCGCGCTGGCCGCCGCGCTCATCACGTACCGCACGCGCAGTGCCTTGCGCGACGTTGGCCGCGCGCTCGGTATCGATCTCGGCATCATCGAGCAGGTGGCCAAGGGGCAGGCGTGGTGGGATAGCCGCAAGGAGTTTGCCGAGCGTGCGGGCCAGCAGGGGTTGGACCCCGCATCACCGCTGGTGCAGCGCTGGGCTGAACTGGTGGGCGAGTTGCGTGGTTTTCCGCGCCACCTGTCGCAGCATGTGGGCGGGTTCGTGATCGCGCAGCACAAACTCTCGCGCCTCGTGCCGATCGAGAACGCGGCCATGGAGAACCGCCGCGTCATCCAGTGGGACAAGGACGACCTCGAATCGCTGCGCTTGCTGAAGGTGGACGTGCTGGCGCTCGGTATGCTGACGGCCATTCGCCGCACGCTCGATATGGTCGATGCGCTGCCTGGTCGTCGTGCGTATTACAAGGCGGCTGACAAGCTCGCCATGCAGGATCTGCCGGAGGGCGATGAGGAAACCTACGACATGATCTGCCGTGCCGAGACCATCGGCGTGTTCCAGATCGAATCGCGCGCACAGCAATCGATGCTGCCGCGCCTGCGTCCGCGCAAGTATTACGACCTGGTGATCCAGGTGGCCATCGTGCGTCCGGGGCCGATCCAGGGTGGCATGGTGCATCCGTACCTGCAGCGGCGCGAGGCCATGCGTAACGGCAACACCGATTGCGTGACGTATCCCGGCAAGGAAGTGGAGGGCGTGCTGAAGCGTACGCTCGGCGTGCCGATCTTCCAGGAGCAGGTCATGCAGATCGCCATCGATGCTGCGGATTTCACGCCCGATGAGGCTGACCGCTTGCGACGCGACATGGCTGCCTGGAAGCGCAAGGGCAATCTGGTGCAGCATCAGGTGCGGCTGAAGCAGGTGATGGTGGAAGAGCGGAACTACGACCCGGCTTTCGTGGATGCGCTGTGCAGTCAGATGGAGGGCTTTGCCGAGTACGGCTTCCCAGAAAGCCACGCAGCCGGTTTCGCCAAGCTGGCTTACATCAGCAGTTATCTGAAGTGTCATGAGCCGGCGGCGTTCTTTGCCGCGCTTCTTAACAGCCAGCCGATGGGGTTCTATTCGCCGTCGCAACTGGTGCAGGAGGCGCGGCGCAGCCGGGTGCGCGTGCTGCCGGTCGACGTCACGGCCAGCGTGTGGGACAGCACATTGCACGAACGCCCGGGCGCGGCAAGCGAGGAGAGGGCGCAGCCGGACATCCGCCTCGGTTTCAGCCGCATCCGCGGTATGCGCCAACCGGCCGCCGAGCGTATCGAAGCTGCCCGCGCGCAAGCCCCTTTCTCCAGCGTGGACGACCTGGCATATCGCGCGGAACTCGACCGCCACGACCTGAATGTGCTCGCCGCTGCCAACGCGCTCAAACCGCTGGCGGGCCATCGCCGGCAAGCGTTGTGGCAAACGCTCGCCTTGCAGGAGCCCGGACACGACCACGCGCTGCTGCGCCAGGCCCGCCCGGTGGAGGCATCGCTCGTGCTGCCTGCTCCGCCCATCGGCGAGGAGGTGGTGGCCGATTACAGCAGCCTGGGCCTGTCATTGCAGCGTCACCCCATCAGCTTGCTGCGGCCCCGGCTTGACGACATGCGCTTTGTCACCGCCGCCACGCTGGCGGGGTATCGCAACGGACAGCTCGCGCGTGCCTGCGGCATTGTCACGGTGCGCCAGCGGCCGGGCACGGCCAAGGGCACGATCTTCGTCTCCATTGAAGATGAGACCGGCACCATCAATGTCGTGCTCTGGCCGCGCCTGATCGAGCGCCAGCGCCGTGAGGTGCTCAATGCCCAGCTACTGGGCGTTTACGGCAAATGGCAGTGCGAGCGCGAGACGCGGCACTTGGTCGCCCAGCATCTGGTCGATCTGACGCCACTTCTGGGGCGCCTGGCAACCTTCAGCCGCGATTTCCACTAA
- the imuA gene encoding translesion DNA synthesis-associated protein ImuA produces MFAPSPSLFPAEGVAERPVATWPAGGGPRLPAQRARIVPAPETLHPALWRAGSLARASGRVLATGYDALNTELPGGGWPLGGLTELLCPQPGIGECRLLRPALSTLCAGTGRIALVGPPHLPNAVRLVGWDFSPEQIVWVRADKPADLLWAAEQIVRSQAFGGVLIWLNQARPGALRRLQVLAQAGESAIWVFRPAQALRESSPAVLRLGLVPAGGDALSILFHKRRGPLRDTPLLLPLADPLQAGRASVRSLPMQPAEPFTMDPATAALLATLSSSSAFDALSSDQDASDHAVLDRGASAPAAAGRASTPVV; encoded by the coding sequence ATGTTTGCGCCGTCCCCGTCTCTTTTTCCTGCTGAAGGTGTAGCGGAACGCCCTGTCGCCACTTGGCCGGCGGGGGGCGGGCCGCGCCTGCCTGCGCAAAGAGCCCGGATAGTACCAGCGCCCGAAACATTACATCCGGCACTGTGGCGTGCAGGCAGTCTGGCACGCGCCAGCGGGCGCGTTCTGGCCACCGGTTATGACGCGCTGAATACCGAGTTGCCCGGTGGCGGCTGGCCGCTGGGCGGGCTGACCGAACTGCTGTGTCCTCAGCCCGGTATCGGTGAGTGTCGTTTGCTGCGCCCGGCGCTGTCCACGCTATGTGCGGGAACCGGGCGCATTGCGCTAGTCGGCCCCCCACATCTACCCAACGCCGTGCGGCTGGTCGGCTGGGATTTCTCCCCTGAGCAGATCGTCTGGGTGCGCGCCGACAAGCCCGCTGACCTGCTGTGGGCCGCCGAGCAGATCGTGCGCAGCCAGGCATTCGGTGGCGTGCTGATCTGGCTGAACCAGGCGCGCCCTGGAGCACTGCGCCGGCTGCAGGTGCTGGCACAAGCAGGCGAGAGCGCCATCTGGGTGTTCCGGCCGGCACAGGCGTTGCGGGAGTCGTCGCCTGCGGTGCTGCGCCTTGGGCTGGTGCCGGCGGGTGGCGATGCGTTGTCCATCCTCTTTCACAAGCGGCGCGGGCCGTTGCGTGACACGCCGTTGCTGCTGCCGTTGGCGGACCCGTTGCAGGCGGGGCGCGCTTCCGTTCGTTCGTTGCCAATGCAACCCGCCGAGCCATTCACCATGGACCCGGCCACTGCGGCGTTGCTGGCTACGCTGTCATCGTCTTCTGCGTTCGATGCGCTATCGAGCGATCAGGACGCTTCTGATCATGCCGTTCTGGATCGCGGTGCATCTGCCCCGGCTGCCGCTGGACGCGCTTCGACCCCGGTGGTCTGA
- a CDS encoding DNA polymerase Y family protein: protein MPFWIAVHLPRLPLDALRPRWSDPAALPLPVVVLEQERVVSANRLAVREGVHAGLRRAGAQALVPHAVQLERDLAAEARLMQSLALALLAFTPHVTLDVADEATVLLEVEASLRLFGGHRALCRAVKYCAYRLGAVPVLGAGPTARGAAWLASTRPVRGHRTAPPGGVRRAVRLERMSTLLDALSIDAVVRLTRPDWLEGLGCRRLADLRALPRAGLRRRCGPLLVDTLDAAYGDGHESFTWFAAPLSFDVPLELPGRIDSAEGVLAASEQLLLQLVGWLSAHQLGAKTYRLTLEHERRRGRSSDDAASSTPVEIALAQPVRTLAHLSRVLHERVHRLTLIAPVVELRLTVTDATPLAPPTESLFPEPGGRAEDAARLIDTLIARLGADNVRHPQPCADHRPERANHWVEVNAATTAHSRAAVRQALAQWHAQQPERPLWLLEKPIPLLTRQHYPYYRGPLRLVSLPERIESGWWDDALIKRDYFIAEGEEAVRYWVYRERVSASASEEDARWYLHGLFG from the coding sequence ATGCCGTTCTGGATCGCGGTGCATCTGCCCCGGCTGCCGCTGGACGCGCTTCGACCCCGGTGGTCTGACCCGGCCGCGCTGCCCCTGCCGGTGGTGGTGCTGGAGCAGGAGCGCGTGGTATCGGCCAACCGTCTGGCGGTGCGGGAAGGCGTGCATGCGGGCCTACGCCGGGCGGGTGCACAGGCGCTGGTACCGCACGCTGTGCAGCTTGAGCGCGACTTGGCGGCCGAGGCACGGCTGATGCAATCGCTGGCGCTGGCGCTGTTGGCATTCACGCCGCACGTGACGCTGGATGTGGCCGACGAGGCGACCGTGCTGTTGGAGGTGGAGGCAAGCCTGCGCCTGTTCGGTGGGCATCGCGCGCTGTGTCGGGCAGTGAAGTATTGCGCGTACCGGTTGGGCGCCGTGCCAGTGCTCGGCGCCGGACCGACGGCGCGCGGTGCGGCCTGGCTGGCGAGCACGCGACCGGTGCGCGGGCATCGCACAGCACCCCCAGGTGGCGTACGACGGGCAGTGCGACTGGAACGCATGTCGACGTTGCTGGATGCATTGTCGATCGATGCCGTGGTTCGCCTGACACGCCCGGACTGGCTTGAGGGCCTCGGTTGCCGCAGGCTGGCCGATTTGCGAGCGCTGCCACGTGCCGGCTTGCGCCGCCGCTGCGGGCCGCTGCTGGTCGATACGCTCGACGCGGCTTACGGCGATGGGCACGAGAGCTTCACATGGTTTGCCGCGCCGCTGAGCTTTGATGTGCCGCTGGAGCTGCCCGGCCGTATCGACAGCGCCGAAGGTGTGCTGGCTGCGTCCGAGCAACTGCTGCTGCAATTGGTGGGCTGGCTGTCGGCGCATCAACTGGGGGCGAAGACCTACCGGCTCACGCTGGAGCACGAGCGCCGGCGCGGCCGGAGCAGTGACGATGCCGCATCCTCCACGCCGGTGGAGATCGCCCTGGCGCAGCCGGTCCGCACGCTGGCGCATCTGTCACGCGTGCTGCACGAGCGCGTGCACCGGCTCACGCTGATCGCTCCGGTGGTCGAGCTACGTTTGACGGTGACAGACGCCACACCGCTGGCACCGCCCACCGAGTCGTTGTTTCCCGAACCCGGTGGCCGGGCGGAAGATGCGGCCCGCCTGATCGACACGCTCATCGCCCGGTTGGGTGCAGACAACGTGCGCCACCCGCAGCCATGCGCTGACCACCGCCCCGAACGTGCCAATCATTGGGTGGAGGTGAACGCCGCCACCACCGCGCACAGCCGCGCCGCTGTGCGTCAGGCGCTGGCGCAATGGCACGCGCAGCAGCCCGAGCGGCCGCTGTGGCTGCTGGAGAAGCCCATCCCGCTGCTGACGCGCCAGCACTATCCGTACTACCGCGGGCCATTGCGGCTAGTGTCCTTGCCCGAGCGCATCGAATCCGGCTGGTGGGACGACGCCCTCATCAAGCGCGACTACTTCATCGCAGAAGGTGAGGAAGCCGTGCGCTACTGGGTCTACCGCGAGCGTGTTTCGGCATCGGCCAGCGAGGAAGACGCCCGCTGGTATCTGCACGGCCTGTTCGGCTAG
- a CDS encoding helix-turn-helix transcriptional regulator: MEQPFKQLHSLRKSRKLKQEDVAKMAGISREAYLRAESGRADPRLSTLMAVAGALGLEVVLAPREAVAEIERVIASHPTQPLQGGVSSTEASQSGSMGGSTGGHGLAGQYRGPERTPQAAYHPSGASGTSDRPSAGGTGSSGGSDRPGGSGSGGSRES; the protein is encoded by the coding sequence ATGGAACAGCCCTTCAAGCAGTTACACAGTCTGCGCAAGTCGCGCAAGCTCAAACAGGAAGACGTCGCCAAGATGGCCGGCATCTCCCGCGAAGCGTATTTGCGCGCGGAATCCGGTCGCGCTGACCCGCGCCTGTCGACGCTGATGGCCGTGGCCGGCGCGCTGGGGCTGGAAGTCGTGCTGGCCCCGCGCGAGGCGGTTGCCGAGATCGAGCGCGTGATTGCCAGCCATCCGACCCAGCCGCTGCAAGGCGGCGTGTCGAGCACCGAGGCCAGCCAGTCCGGTTCAATGGGCGGCTCGACGGGCGGTCACGGCCTGGCAGGCCAGTATCGCGGTCCGGAGCGTACCCCGCAGGCGGCCTACCACCCGAGTGGCGCCAGCGGCACGAGCGATCGCCCGAGTGCTGGCGGTACGGGTTCGTCTGGCGGCTCGGATCGTCCAGGCGGGTCGGGTTCCGGCGGCTCGCGCGAGTCGTAA